From the genome of Gemmatimonadaceae bacterium, one region includes:
- a CDS encoding RNA polymerase sigma factor, which translates to METRSDADLIAQVLAGHSDAYAILVDRHRDRCYRFAVRLLGDRDDADEALQSAFVRAFRGLAGCRNRDHLSAWLLQIVRNECRTIAGRRAKRAQRFVRDDDELNNAPIEQPAETTAMLEEIQFALDKIELDQREAFLLKYVEELSYDEMSSLTGASVPALKMRVSRACAQLRKLLKREGIHS; encoded by the coding sequence GTGGAGACACGTTCGGACGCAGACCTCATCGCCCAGGTGCTCGCTGGGCATTCCGACGCGTACGCAATCCTCGTCGATCGTCATCGCGACCGCTGTTATCGGTTCGCCGTACGACTCCTCGGCGATCGCGACGATGCGGATGAAGCACTGCAGTCTGCGTTCGTGCGTGCGTTCCGGGGACTCGCGGGATGTCGGAACCGCGACCACCTTTCGGCGTGGCTGCTCCAGATCGTGCGCAACGAGTGCCGCACGATTGCCGGTCGCCGCGCCAAGCGGGCACAGCGCTTCGTCCGCGACGACGACGAGTTGAACAACGCGCCGATCGAGCAACCCGCCGAGACAACGGCGATGCTCGAAGAAATTCAGTTCGCGCTCGACAAGATCGAGTTGGACCAACGGGAAGCGTTTCTGCTCAAGTACGTGGAGGAGCTGAGCTACGACGAGATGTCGTCGCTCACGGGCGCCAGCGTTCCGGCGCTCAAGATGCGGGTGAGTCGCGCGTGCGCGCAGCTGCGGAAGCTCCTCAAACGAGAGGGGATTCATTCATGA
- a CDS encoding D-aminoacylase has protein sequence MPNRRQFLVESAAAAALVLAGCAPAIRAPGRRRFDLIIRGGTVFDGTGADGIERDVGIAGGRITAVARSLGDDARDLIDARGLAVAPGFIDIHSHADDGLFVDPLAESIIRQGVTTVIVGQDGSSRAPTRTGEAGEPAYATMRGFFAAIDALPSAVNVASMLGLGTVRHVVVGDDDRPATRDELRRMTALVEAALADGACGVSSGLEYIPGQFAPLGELIALSRPCARRRLPYATHMRNEDDRLLEALDEAIAVAGGAGCPLEVSHLKTEGRRNWNKIDEVLRRIHGARVSGLDVTFDRYPYIAYQTDLGNLFPAWSKDGGNDAFVGRLSQPDLAPKLRAAAAEKIQLLGGWDNVLISSVAADDDRKVEGQRMGQYASSIGRDPFDAAVGLLVRSHGDVGMVGFAMSETNLERFLADPLCTICSDGGAVAISGPGRSGHPHPRSLGTFARILGHYVRERHVLTLPQAIHKMSAQTAARMRLPNRGRIAPGYAADVVVFDPSTVSDRATFADPFQYAVGVSAVVVNGGIALRDGQRGPRTGRSIALRA, from the coding sequence TTGCCTAACCGTCGCCAGTTTCTCGTCGAATCGGCCGCCGCCGCGGCGCTGGTGCTCGCCGGCTGCGCGCCGGCGATTCGTGCGCCGGGCCGGCGGCGGTTCGACCTCATCATTCGCGGCGGCACGGTGTTCGACGGCACCGGCGCGGACGGCATCGAGCGCGACGTCGGCATCGCGGGCGGGCGGATCACCGCCGTGGCTCGCTCGTTGGGCGACGACGCTCGCGACCTGATCGACGCGCGCGGGCTCGCCGTCGCGCCGGGCTTCATCGACATCCACTCCCACGCCGACGACGGGCTGTTCGTGGACCCGCTCGCCGAATCCATCATCCGGCAGGGCGTGACGACGGTCATCGTTGGGCAGGATGGCTCATCGCGCGCGCCCACGCGGACCGGCGAAGCGGGCGAACCCGCGTACGCCACGATGCGCGGCTTCTTTGCCGCTATCGACGCACTGCCGAGCGCCGTGAACGTGGCGAGCATGCTCGGGCTCGGAACCGTCCGGCACGTGGTCGTGGGCGACGACGACCGGCCCGCGACACGCGACGAGCTGCGTCGCATGACCGCGCTCGTCGAGGCCGCGCTCGCCGACGGCGCGTGCGGCGTGTCGTCGGGCCTCGAGTACATCCCGGGACAATTTGCTCCGTTAGGCGAGCTGATCGCCCTCTCGCGCCCGTGCGCGCGGCGCCGGCTGCCGTACGCCACGCACATGCGCAACGAAGACGACCGATTGCTCGAGGCGCTGGACGAAGCGATCGCCGTGGCGGGCGGCGCGGGCTGCCCGCTCGAAGTGTCGCACCTCAAGACGGAAGGCCGGCGCAATTGGAACAAGATCGACGAAGTGCTCCGGCGCATCCACGGCGCGCGCGTGTCGGGTCTCGACGTCACGTTCGATCGCTATCCGTACATCGCGTATCAGACCGACTTGGGCAACCTGTTCCCGGCCTGGAGCAAGGACGGCGGCAACGATGCCTTCGTTGGGCGGCTGTCGCAGCCGGATCTCGCGCCCAAGCTGCGGGCGGCGGCGGCCGAGAAGATTCAATTGTTAGGCGGATGGGACAACGTGCTCATCTCGTCCGTCGCGGCCGACGACGATCGCAAGGTGGAAGGACAGCGCATGGGCCAGTACGCGTCTTCGATCGGACGGGATCCGTTCGACGCGGCGGTGGGGCTGCTCGTGCGAAGCCATGGCGACGTGGGCATGGTGGGTTTCGCCATGAGCGAGACGAATCTCGAACGCTTTCTCGCCGATCCGTTGTGCACGATTTGCAGTGACGGCGGCGCAGTCGCGATTTCCGGCCCGGGTCGTTCCGGTCACCCGCACCCGCGCTCGCTCGGAACGTTCGCACGCATCCTCGGCCACTACGTGCGCGAGCGCCACGTGCTCACCCTGCCGCAGGCGATTCACAAAATGTCGGCGCAAACAGCGGCCCGCATGCGACTGCCGAATCGCGGACGAATCGCGCCCGGATACGCAGCCGACGTCGTGGTGTTCGATCCATCGACGGTGAGCGACCGGGCAACGTTCGCTGATCCGTTTCAGTACGCAGTCGGGGTCTCAGCGGTGGTCGTGAATGGCGGAATAGCGCTTCGCGACGGACAACGCGGGCCGAGGACGGGTCGGTCGATAGCGCTCCGGGCGT
- a CDS encoding M28 family peptidase produces the protein MLRAWRVVLAGAVCGGLICAVPAGAAAQVGTAGHAIGRTAGLVKNPTLALAVKDISAANIRRTDSVLASFGTRHTLSDTTSETRGIGAARRYIYTTLSAISAKCGGCLRVEYDPAMVPLPRAPNHPPVKVVNVLAWLPGRDTSRVVVLTGHYDSCRCALDPMDSVGDAPGADDDASGTSDVIELARVFSRRFPKGLDATVLFAAVAGEEQGLLGSSHLARRLHDAGYRVSADMSDDLDGNVAADNGRTDSTNMRIYSGDPDNSPGRELARYAGALGALYHPGIAIMQVYRIDRIGRGTDHEPFVALGEPGIRTTERMEALDRQHTPNDVFSHVNFGYAANIARVNALVLGAVGAAPAPPDSVRIERVRPYGQTWRLTWKPVAGAAAYEILLRSTTSPAWQRVVAAGDSTSVVVDAQLDDLWAGVRSIGPHGARSPATVVPEPRPPRRAAQR, from the coding sequence ATGTTGCGCGCCTGGCGCGTGGTCCTCGCAGGCGCGGTGTGTGGGGGGCTCATCTGTGCGGTGCCGGCGGGAGCCGCCGCGCAGGTGGGAACGGCCGGACACGCCATCGGGCGCACGGCGGGCCTGGTGAAAAATCCCACGCTGGCGCTGGCGGTGAAGGACATCTCGGCGGCGAACATCCGGCGCACGGACTCGGTGTTGGCGTCGTTCGGGACGCGGCACACGTTGAGCGACACGACGAGTGAGACTCGCGGCATCGGCGCCGCGCGACGCTACATCTACACGACGCTCAGCGCCATCAGCGCGAAGTGCGGCGGGTGTCTCAGGGTGGAATACGATCCGGCCATGGTGCCGCTGCCGCGGGCGCCTAACCATCCGCCGGTGAAGGTGGTGAACGTTCTGGCGTGGCTGCCGGGGCGCGACACCTCGCGCGTGGTGGTGCTCACGGGGCATTACGATTCGTGTCGCTGCGCGCTCGACCCGATGGACTCGGTGGGCGACGCGCCGGGCGCGGACGATGATGCATCGGGCACGTCGGACGTGATCGAGCTGGCGCGGGTATTCTCGCGCCGCTTCCCGAAAGGCCTGGATGCGACAGTGCTCTTCGCCGCGGTGGCGGGGGAAGAGCAGGGCTTGTTGGGCTCGTCGCACCTGGCGCGGCGGCTGCACGATGCGGGGTATCGCGTGTCGGCCGACATGTCGGACGATCTCGACGGCAATGTCGCGGCGGACAACGGGCGCACGGATTCGACGAACATGCGGATCTACAGCGGCGACCCGGACAACAGCCCGGGCCGCGAGCTGGCGCGCTACGCGGGTGCGTTAGGCGCGCTCTACCATCCGGGCATCGCGATCATGCAGGTGTACCGCATCGACCGCATCGGGCGCGGCACCGACCACGAGCCGTTTGTTGCGTTAGGCGAGCCCGGCATCCGCACCACCGAGCGCATGGAAGCGCTCGATCGCCAGCACACGCCGAACGACGTTTTCTCGCATGTCAATTTCGGCTACGCGGCCAACATCGCGCGGGTGAACGCGCTGGTGTTGGGCGCGGTGGGCGCGGCGCCGGCGCCGCCGGACAGCGTGCGGATCGAGCGCGTGCGTCCGTACGGGCAGACGTGGCGCCTCACGTGGAAGCCCGTGGCCGGCGCCGCCGCGTACGAGATCCTGCTGCGCTCCACGACGTCGCCGGCCTGGCAGCGCGTGGTGGCGGCGGGTGACAGCACGTCGGTGGTGGTGGATGCGCAACTCGATGACCTGTGGGCCGGTGTGCGAAGCATCGGGCCGCACGGCGCGCGGTCGCCGGCGACGGTGGTGCCGGAGCCGCGCCCGCCCCGCCGCGCGGCGCAGCGTTAG